From Clarias gariepinus isolate MV-2021 ecotype Netherlands chromosome 1, CGAR_prim_01v2, whole genome shotgun sequence:
ttaaaaaatatttaatagttttcAAGTCAAACATTCATTTGACTGTAATttaaaccaaagcaaaaagCCATAAAACTGTAATATATCTGGAAACTACTTGTCTGTCTGAACTTTTTTCTCTCCCATATGGATGCGTTGGTGTGTTCTGAGATTACTCTGTTGAGTAAATCCTTTCCCACACTGTAAGCAAACAAATGGTTTCTCTCCTGTATGAATTCGATGGTGGTGTTGGAAAGCACTACGCTGTGTGAAACTCTTCCCGCACTctgagcagtgatacggcttctctcctgtatgaatgcgctggtgttgtTGGAGGGTACTTGATTGTGCAAAGCTCATTCCGCACTGCGAGCAGTAatatggcttctctccagtgtgaacgCGCTGGTGTAGCTGGAGATGACATCTCCGATTGAAACTTCTCCCACACTGCAAacagtgatacggcttctctccagtgtgaacgCGCTGGTGTGCTTGAAAATCACCCTGTCTGTTAAAACCTTTTGCACACAGTGAGCAATAATAGCGCTTCTTTCCTGAGTGAACACTCTGATGTTCCTGAAGAGTTTTCCTGTATTTAAAGCTTTGCCCACACTCTGAGCAGCGATATGGTGTCTCTCCAGTGTGAACAAGTTGGTGCTGCTGGAGGTTACCTCTCCGACTGAAACTCTTTCCACATTGTGAGCAGTAATGTGGCTTCTCCCCTGTGTGAATATACTGGTGTAGCTGGAGATGACATCTCCGATTGAAACTCTTCCCACATActgagcagtgatacggcttctctccggtgtgaatgcgctggtgctGTTGGAGATGACTTGTCTGAccaaaactctttccacactgtgagcagcgATAAGGCTTCTGTCCTGTGTGAGTGCGCTGATGCGTTTGTAAACGACCCTGGgaagtaaaactcttcccacagtATGAGCAGTGGTGAAGGTCTGTGTGTATTCCTTCTTGACTGGTTATAGTACAAAGAGTACTAGCAGTTGATTGATCAGTACTGGAGTCTCTTGTGAGTGCCATGTTCTTCTTCATCtctagaaaagtaaaaaaaaaaaatccaagtcaATTTACTGAACACTACAAAACCCACTTTCTTCTCTTTAACTCACTGcaccaaaatgaataaaaatttggTGATCTATTGATTTTCCCAACTACATGAGAGGTTTCACAATTGTAATAGGGCCAATACATATTGTTCTATTAGTGTTTAGGGACACCAAGCTGTTTATTCAATAATTGCATGTTGGGCagcatatataatatttagacAATTACTGAAAGTAGGCAATTTTATGTTACAATgacttacataaataaaattaattaatttacatttaaattacttACATATACTATAAACAAAGCAAAGTTACTTATTTTTAAGACAAATAAATGACAAGAAATTGGGAAATGACCCACGATggaaaaaatattgcttttTCTGGCAACGATGACAAATCCAAGGCATTGCATTTATATTAGGAAAAGAAACGATGTGTAAACTGGTTGCAAGGAAGCCAGTCAACGATCACATCATCACGgcccatttttcttttaacccaCAATCAAACAACTGTCATTCACATCTGGATCAAACAAACTCATTTTTCTGGACACCCAACAAGCCATGAGCAATAAGGTGTGATCATTGGTCCATTTGCATCATTGGAACAACTGTGAGAAAATTGAGAGTGCCTGGTTTCCTTCTGTGAGAACACTGACCTCTGCATTGGGAAAGACATCTGTATTTTTCCAGCACAAATTGATCAAAAAGAAGACATGGTAAATGATATGCCAAATAGATCCACACTTAATGAGATTGACCATGTCTGCATCTATCAGTGATGGATGACAGACTTGCAGTCCACCACTGTAACCAAACAAATCCTTTTCTAAATCAAACAAAACGCAATCTGCCGCAGCACAGAAGAAGTCCTAAAATTGTCCAACTTTTCACCATCAAGAAACTTGGAGAAAGGACCAGGACACTGCTGCCACTTTTGCCCTTCAGCTTTCTTACCAGTTTAAGGCTCTGGCTGATATGACGGATGTTGAACCACAATGGTAGTGATTAATTAATCAAGCTTCTGCATTCATGGAGTTCAGTGCCATGGAGACCAGTGTTAAACAAGGGTGCATTCCTTCACCCTACCTGTTTCTGCATGTCACTTTTGATGAGAAAAACCAAGATTAGATACAGATGCAATCAACTTGGACAAGCAGAGCTACCTCAATGATCTTGATGTTGCAGGCAACATCACCCTACTTGAATGGTCATCATAACATAATAGCACATCATTCTCACCACAGTAACCCTCTCTGCTGAAACGTGGAAAGTTCTCGTATCATCTCGTATCACTCAGAGCGTGAAAGTCTTCCATCAACATAGATTTAGACAGACACAGCACAAATAATACTTTGACCACACCAACAATTGCCATTATTTCTTCTAGGCACACTTGCACACAGTTTTAAAGTACCTTAGCAGGTAAGTTGATGAACATGTTGAAGAACTAACCACAGATCTTCTCTGGATATAAGCTGCCTACCCCATTTGCCAAAATGCAGTCCCAAATTTGCAAGCAACCTCAAGCAGACTTTACTGTTGCCTGCAGACCCACTGAACCGCTCTCCAGGCCTTCAGCAAACATTCTGTCTCTTGCTACAGCCAGATAATTCACATTTTATCTCATCAGTCCCGAATGCCTGCTGCCATTTTTCTGCACCCCAGTTCTTGTGTTTATGCGGATAGCTGATTACTTAGCCTTGTTACCACATCGGAGGTATGGCTTTTTAGGCCAcaatttttccatttccaatTTTTCTCTTCTGGCCAGATTTCTCCAGACAGATGTGTGCACCTGGATCCCAGTAATTTCTGCCAGTTCTTTGCTGATGGCACCGCAAAACATCATCTGATGTCAAAGAGAAGTCTTGGTCATAAGATGTTTTTTGGCAACTGTGAGACAaacctttgtgttctttttggtcagtcGTGGCTTTCACCTTGAAACTCTCTCATGGATGCCATTTGTGCCCCCAGTCTCTGTCCTATTGTTGACTCATGAACAcagaccttaactgaggcaagtgagacctgcagttctttagatgttacTTTAGGTTCTTTCATGGGATTCTGGATGAGTCGTTGTAGTGCTCTTGGGGAAATTTTGGTAGGCCGGCTgctcctgggaaggtttaccactctttaaagttttctttatttgtgcACAATGGCTTGCACCATGGTTCACTATAGTTCCAAAGCCTTAAAAATGGCTCTGTAAccttttccagactgatacatgtgacttactttgtttctcatctgtttttgAATTACTTTAGACTGTGCTgcttttttagatcttttagcttgcttcactttgtcagaaaaagttctatttaagtgattgattcaacaggtctggcagtaatcagaccCAGGTGTGGCAGTTGGATGTGTTACTTTTTTACATAGAGCCAGGCAGATTTTgcactgttccagaacagctgaccttcgtgtcctaaaataacaactcaTGTTTTCCGTTGTTACCTAATTATGTAAtggcattatatatatatatatatatatatatatatatatatatatatatatatatatatatatataacagtattgttctagaatgtaaaaaataaactaccaaacaaaaaacatttcatgaagttgtgtccaaacttttgctagatcttgtttattttttgttaaatgtgttatttcatagttttaaatactgaaaaaaatcacaaaacattGAATtcgaagtgttttttttatttagatataaCTTTTAATAAAGTACTATTATAATCTTAAGTGCTATTAAATATATTCATAAATCAACATCATATATCAATATTCAAGTTTATTTTGATTACTATTGCTCTTTATAAATGCTTTCCATTAATGCCACTCTTTCTAGGGATGCACAAGAAATGAGACGTTTTTAAGATGCAAACTTTCTATTGTTTTCTGTTATGATTAATTAAAGAGAAGCCTTTAATTTCACATGTTTAAATTCCTCATAACTTACATAAAAGCACTAATGACACAActaaagcaaaatataaattgGAGATGCTATCATTTAGAATCTTGTTTGATTTATTCATATGGTTTAAGCCCTAGCTATCAGCACTAATCACTATTCTATACTACTGTAAATAGAGTAGGATCCACTTAGTAACCCATCTCACATTAACTCACCTTCTCTCCAGGTGTTGTTATTATCTCTAACAGTCTCTGAAGAAACAGCTACATGTAGAGATGATTTCAGCTCAGATGGATAACCAGAGTCCATGCAGAACAAAACCAAGTTCTTCTTCTACTTTTGTCTTGTAGTGAGGTttttactgccacctactggactgtaTGTTTGGCAAACATTAAAGAGCTGCTCACATTGACCACAGTgcatcttgaaaaaaaaatagaatatcaTGAAAAAAACTCAgcttttcattaattaatttacaaagTGAAACTCAACATTCTAGattcatgaaataaaatatttcaagtcTTTGTGGTGTAATTTTGAACCATGAACATCAAAGATCATGCGTCTAAAAAATATTGTATCTAATTTAAAGAttgagtaaattactattcatCATGTAACTGTGTATCTCTTGGTCTAGTTCAGTACACACATGGGAAAGATCACTGACTTgaaagttgtccagaagatggtCAACACCATCCACAAGGAGTGTAAGCTACAGAAGTTGGTATATTGAATATCTTAAGAAGGTTGTCAAGCAAAGCTGATTCAATAACTTGAGAGAGCTTAGCTTCGAAAGGAGTgaagtgaggctggagtcagtgcatcaagaacCACCACACACACGTCTTTAGAAAATTGGCTGAATAGAAGTGCTTGGTTGAGGTTATTGCTGTCAGGGGTGGGGGAGTATACTTTTCCCCTACCATTGAATGTTGAGATGGATGAAGATCAGattacattttatgacaaaataATCTTGACATTCTTGCTACTTCATATAATTCACACCAGATGTGTCTAATGattactttatttaattcaacTCTTTTTTCACTCACATTTAAGCATGGGTTATTTTACCATAATGATACCCGGCCGTTATTGtaagttttaaaaacaaataaatgatccGATACCTTCATCACAAATACACAGATGATAGAGTGTTAGAATGTTCTTTAGTTTATTCACAGAAAAGGAGGTATGTAAGTTCTGAGCTAAATGCCAAGAGTAAACACCAGTcacatgttttatatatatatatatatatatatatatatatatatagagagagagagagagagagagagaagtatgTGAAAGTTAAGAATGCTCagggaaaatataaaaaaaattctaatagtAGTCAtacaataaaagttttaaatggtGACACCTAAGTCTAGAATAAGTCAATgtgtacttttacactttttaaagtaaaattaattttGCTCTTCTCAATTACAACCATAGTGCAACTAAGCTAACTAATAATACTagtagcatactgtatgtgcatgaaCATCTGGAACTATTTCCATGAgacaaaatacagtaaataaacaggAGAGAGCTTCTGTGCCAACATTAAAACATGTAGTCTCATTTACCACTCTTTCAGGGATTTAGccaggacaaaaaaaagaaaaatgtctttCATCTTTTAATAAATGATGCAAATCTACACAGCAACAGTAGCATTGTTTGAGTTTTAGCGTGCATTTCTCTGAGAAGAAATACAGTCAGGTACTGTCAGATAAAGACCAAAATATACTGAAGAAATCTCTCATCATTGTtattattcaataaaaaaaaaatgaaataatactCTTACTCTGACTCAGATTGTGTGAATTAATAGATAACCCTAAACTTCAATAGCTAGCATGAGCTTTTACTGAGTTAGAACTAGCCCACttgtcatttttataaatattcatcTTATTCATTACATACTTGTATAGTCTGAATTGATTTTTAACTAGGTGACCTCATGTGGCCACTTTGACTGGAACTGAAACCACTGGTACAAGAAACTTCTTTAAGTTTGGTACTCTTGCCAGCTAAGCCAGTCACATGTTTTAGTTAGTACATGATGAGTTTTAAAAGCTACCATGATTCATTTTTAACcacaaataaatttaacaaTGATCAGAAAACACtcccatatacagtagtaaattAGCCTCTTCTTCTATTTTGCAATTCGTTTCACAAGCTGCTTGTCTAGACATGCGTCCAAGTGCGTTTACTCTGGAGTACAGGAGTGTACATGATACTGTGCTGGAATcaataacactttattataacaaaatatttgaatgatCTGATGATCTGTAATTTCACAAGCGCTCTGGTCATTGATCGCAGTCCTTCTGTACTATCACATGCGCTCCTCTACTCTGGTGCCATGCAAACAGCTGCAGCAGAGGAAATAATTTGTAACGGGATAAAATTTTCACAGGGGACTGTCACCTCTTGAGTCTGGATAAAACTAGgcgtaaaaataaaatcattaagcACACTAGTGAGTGTTTCTCCATCTGGAGTGTTGTAGCCTGTCTGTTCACATAACCCTTTTCAGATGATGAGGTATAGCTATACGCGGGATATCACCAATCCAGAACTCAACTGTTACTGGGCAGGTTTGGTGAAATTTTAAACAACAGCGGTTTCGTCTGTGAAATCATCGCTGTAGTCTGAAATTAGTAAGTTGAGTAAAAATGCCTTCGCAATTATTCTGTGTATTCTGCATGGATGGTTTGGTGTGTTTCGAGATTACACTCTTGCGCATGCATACGATGGTGGTGTTGGAAAGCAGTAAGCTGAGTAAAACTTTtcccgcactctgagcactgatacggcttctctcctgtgtgaacgcGCTGGTGTCGCTGGAAAGTAATCGACTGAGCAAAACTCATTCCACACAACGAGCAGTGATACGGTTTCTCTCCGGTGTGAACGCGCTGGTGTGTTTGAAAGTTCCCCTCCCTGTTAAACCCCTTTCCACACACCGAGCAGTAATAGCGCTTCTTCCCAGAGTGGACACTCTGATGTTCCTGGAGCGTTCTCCTGTACGTAAAGCTCTCCCCACACTGCGAGCAGTGATATGGCTTCTCCCCCGTGTGAACACGCTGATGTGTTTTAAGAGTACCACGCAACGTAAATCTTTTGCCACAGTGTGAGCACTGaaacggcttctctccagtatgaatgcgctggtgtgtttTAAGTGTACAGTGGTGGGTAAATCGTCTTCCACAGTCTGAGCAGGTAAACTGTTTCTCTCCTTTATGAATTTGGTGGTGTTGTTTGAAGTTACTCAGCTGATTGAAACTCTTTCCACAATctgagcagtgatacggcttctctccggtgtgaatgcgctggtgtagCTGGAGGTTACATctctgactgaaattctttccacactgtgagcacttaTAAggtttctctccagtgtgagtcCGCTGGTGTGTTTGTAATCGACTCTGGCAAGTAAAACGCTTTCCGCAGTATGAGCAGTGGTGAAGGAACGTGTGTATTACTTCTTCACTGGTTATAGTACAAAGAGTACCAGCAGTTGATTGATCACTACCAGAGTCTTGTGTAGGAATCTTGTTCATCTCCATCtataaaaaggaagaaaaaaaaatccaagtcaACTTAATGAACACTCCTTGATTCGATTTGATTCAATACTGTAGCACAGATGGTACCTTTCGGATGTCTCAATTATGTTAtattacttacagtaaatgttattgggtttttttccccctgccaATACACTACCATttagtaggtggcagtattatATCACCACCACCGCCACCCATAAAAAGAAGACACACATAATTCATTACTTATGTCCTTGTGGAAGATGGAAACAAacagattttaattaaatcatgaATTTTAGACCATTTGACTTCTATAAGTTTatctaaataattataaaagtgtGTGAATCGATTCTGAATTAAAAACTGACCAACAAAAGACCAATTAAATCGCacagctctaaaaaaaaaaaaaataattaccacTTCTTATTTAGAGTTCATGGGCAGTTGCTGCAATAgggccacctactggactggaggataacattatttaaacacCATGTATCGTAAAATCAACAAGATAAGTGAAACGGCGTTTCAATGTAAATTTAGAACCTTTAGTATCAAAACCTGTAAGAATTAATATTATTCAATCAAATCACAATGGCCAAAAATCTAATTCAAATCAACAGCTCCAGGTAGAAAGTCCTGTTGTAAGAAGAAAATAGCTCTCCTtttctgtgaatgacgatcctggccgaggtggcgcGAAGGCCCAATGTAGTCAtttccatgaacattcagtgagtggaaaacgcctgatccttaaaaatccaCTTACAGACGAGACGCGTCTGTCCACCAACACcagttgcacattacaggaactcggctgggagttattgccacatcccccgtacagtccagACCTCGCTCCCAGCCACTTCCTCCATGGCCTGGGAAGCCAGCGTTTCCGATCATGggtctggcgtactgagaaaactttccaccttgatggtgtccaatctagtgaaactctgggataagtgcattagtgtagctggggattatatagagaaataaagagagtttttcagtactgtgttctgttattctacaagtcccgctttgactcaAACGCATGTTGTTCAAACATTTTCGTTGTTCATGTGAAATGTATTAGTATACAAAGGAATTCATGAAGTAATATTTGATGTAATATTTGatctagggctgcaacaactaatcgataaaatcgataattatcgataatgaaattcgttgtcaacgaatgccgttatcgattagttgggctgctcaggtcactgaggagcgcgaacacaagatgcacaaatacacacagatacacagccgcttggtgattgttgtggttttcagcgaatgcaaatatcagtatatttgtgactattagctttttgcatttctacagttttttttatagtccactacaaagttaacttgtaatttactgtggttttacttatgcatacaacattttattatacaaaattacattattttagctgtttatatcttatcaactgaatatatcagtgtattttttaaactgtgtatatatatatatatatatatatatatatatatatatatatatatatatatacatacactacatttctatgtttaggtttaaaatgtcaaaattaaagattattaaactctatatgtggcttttgcatttttaaaagtttatttttatacataaataataccctgatttatgttttttttcatagctataagcaaaatatcaaattaaagaagcagttaggttttatccgattaatcgaaaacataatcgcccaactaatcgattatcaaaataatcgttagttgcagcctcAATTTGATCAGAAAACTAGTATTGATTTTTAGATATTCgacacaatttcttttttttttatattttgcaaatAACAAATGAAATGTCCTTTTATTGTACCTTTAAGTAATAAACATTTAGCATCCATGAATTATGGccgattattaaaaatattcataaatcaTAAGTCATAAGTCTCGACTCTTgaaaatttagtttttgttctttaaatagGACAATCCTTATTTTTTGGCTATACACTTTCTATAGTTTCTCCTATAAGAGTTAAAGCCAGTGAGCAGCACTTGACTCTATTCCATATGAAGTAGAGATGCCATTTAGGATCCAGTCAATAAATGATTCCTAACCAATTTTACTTTAACTTACCTCTGGATTTGAAGATCAGCAGATTTCTGATCTCCAAAATTTAGTATTTCTTATTTGATCAGATCTACCAGTCTCTGGAGAAATAGCTGCATGTAGTGATAATTTCAGCTCAGCTGGGTAACTCCATGCTCACatgcgggggaaaaaaaacaagtacttCTTCTCCTGTGTCTTGTAGTAAGATGTTTCAacaccacctactggactggatgATGGGCGCACACGCTAAAGATCTACTCACATTTCCCTGGATTTTGTTCAGTAACCCTAAAAAGTCTCTGAAATGACCTTGTGATTAACACAAGGTCCTAGGAGGTGCTCTGTTTCTCTAGATCTTCACCTCTCTCTCTGGCTAGTCTAGGG
This genomic window contains:
- the LOC128536819 gene encoding zinc finger protein 850-like, whose product is MEMNKIPTQDSGSDQSTAGTLCTITSEEVIHTFLHHCSYCGKRFTCQSRLQTHQRTHTGEKPYKCSQCGKNFSQRCNLQLHQRIHTGEKPYHCSDCGKSFNQLSNFKQHHQIHKGEKQFTCSDCGRRFTHHCTLKTHQRIHTGEKPFQCSHCGKRFTLRGTLKTHQRVHTGEKPYHCSQCGESFTYRRTLQEHQSVHSGKKRYYCSVCGKGFNREGNFQTHQRVHTGEKPYHCSLCGMSFAQSITFQRHQRVHTGEKPYQCSECGKSFTQLTAFQHHHRMHAQECNLETHQTIHAEYTEKKNLVLFCMDSGYPSELKSSLHVAVSSETVRDNNNTWREEMKKNMALTRDSSTDQSTASTLCTITSQEGIHTDLHHCSYCGKSFTSQGRLQTHQRTHTGQKPYRCSQCGKSFGQTSHLQQHQRIHTGEKPYHCSVCGKSFNRRCHLQLHQYIHTGEKPHYCSQCGKSFSRRGNLQQHQLVHTGETPYRCSECGQSFKYRKTLQEHQSVHSGKKRYYCSLCAKGFNRQGDFQAHQRVHTGEKPYHCLQCGRSFNRRCHLQLHQRVHTGEKPYYCSQCGMSFAQSSTLQQHQRIHTGEKPYHCSECGKSFTQRSAFQHHHRIHTGEKPFVCLQCGKGFTQQSNLRTHQRIHMGEKKVQTDK